The following coding sequences are from one Microtus pennsylvanicus isolate mMicPen1 chromosome 1, mMicPen1.hap1, whole genome shotgun sequence window:
- the Grifin gene encoding grifin: MALQFEAFCAGGLAPGWSLTVQGHADAGEDKFEINFLTDAGDIAFHVKPRFSSATVVGNAFQGGRWGQEEVSSVFPLTLGDPFEMEVSADTEHFHIYAQEHKVLQFPHRHRPLAAITRVRVLSDHPLAQVELAKRSLSWGDGGY, from the exons ATGGCATTGCAG TTTGAAGCCTTCTGTGCAGGAGGCCTGGCCCCGGGCTGGAGCCTGACAGTACAGGGACATGCAGATGCTGGAGAGGACAA GTTTGAGATCAACTTCCTAACTGATGCGGGAGACATCGCCTTCCATGTCAAACCCCGATTTTCCAGTGCCACGGTGGTGGGCAACGCCTTCCAGGGAGGACGCTGGGGACAGGAGGAAGTGTCCAGTGTTTTCCCGCTGACCCTGGGAGATCCCTTTGAG atGGAGGTGAGCGCAGACACAGAACACTTCCACATCTATGCCCAGGAACACAAGGTTCTCCAGTTCCCACATCGCCACCGACCACTGGCCGCCATCACCAGAGTGCGGGTACTCAGCGACCATCCACTGGCCCAGGTGGAGCTGGCCAAACGGAGCCTGAGCTGGGG GGATGGGGGCTACTGA